One region of Danaus plexippus chromosome 16 unlocalized genomic scaffold, MEX_DaPlex mxdp_23, whole genome shotgun sequence genomic DNA includes:
- the LOC116771701 gene encoding excitatory amino acid transporter 3, with protein sequence MPLQIRRNACTSFLRENLLTILTIIGVVSGTLLGWGLRASGIEWSRRDVMYFQYPGELFLRMLKSLIVPLLVSSIVSAIGSLDLSLSGKVGLRAIIYYMTTTICAVMLGIALVTTIKPGQHSEEYNTNSTKKLVTKDTLTSDTLLDLIRNVFPENLAQATIASYRTRLTYDQNDTKIIKGQLETYKIEGDYQSGSNVLGLVCFSVVLGITLGKMGDKSQPLQTFFHSLSEAMMIITGWVIWLSPLGVFFLVTAKIMEIESFAELVGRLGLYFMTVLLGLFLHGFGTLSVLFILATKKLPCRYIAKMGQVMATAFGTASSSATMPITIGCCDDMGLDPRITRFVIPIGATINMDGTALYEAVAAIFIAQMRKVDMSFGKIVAVSVTATAASIGAAGIPQAGLVTMVMVLDTVNLPAEDVSIILAVDWLLDRFRTTINVVCDALGAIIVTSLSQGDIEKTRALQNEREVAAGHELAELEKGEH encoded by the exons ATGCCGCTGCAAATCAGACGAAATGCCTGTACATCCTTCCTTCGGGAGAATCTGCTGACCATCCTCACTATAATAGGAGTTGTTTCGGGAACTTTATTGGGCTGGGGGCTGAGGGCGTCTGGAATAGAGTGGTCCCGGAGAGATGTGATGTACTTCCAGTACCCAGGGGAGCTCTTCCTCAGGATGTTGAAGAGCTTGATCGTGCCACTCCTTGTATCATCTATAGTTTCCGCTATCGGATCGTTGGACCTTAGTCTATCTGGCAA GGTTGGTCTTCGCGCTATCATCTACTACATGACGACCACCATATGCGCTGTGATGCTGGGTATAGCTCTCGTAACTACCATCAAGCCTGGCCAACACTCCGAGGAGTACAACACTAACTCCACCAAGAAACTGGTCACGAAGGACACCCTCACTTCGGACACTTTGTTGGATTTGATAAG AAATGTATTTCCAGAGAATCTAGCGCAAGCAACAATCGCGTCTTACCGCACAAGGCTGACTTACGACCAGAACGACACAAAAATCATTAAAG GCCAGTTGGAAACCTATAAGATAGAAGGTGACTATCAAAGTGGCAGCAACGTCTTAGGGTTGGTGTGTTTTAGCGTTGTGCTCGGCATTACGCTCGGGAAAATGGGGGATAAGAGCCAGCCGCTGCAGACTTTCTTCCATTCACTGTCTGAAGCGATGATGATTATCACGGGATGGGTTATTTG gttaTCGCCATTGGGAGTATTTTTCCTTGTTACGGCTAAGATCATGGAGATAGAATCCTTCGCTGAGCTGGTCGGGCGTCTGGGTCTGTACTTTATGACTGTACTTCTGGGCTTGTTTTTACACGGTTTTGGAACTCTTAGCGTTCTGTTCATATTGGCTACCAAGAAATTGCCCTGCCGGTACATCGCTAAAATGGGTCAAGTTATGGCTACCGCGTTTGGTACTGCATCAAG TTCAGCAACGATGCCCATAACGATTGGCTGCTGTGACGACATGGGTCTCGACCCGCGCATCACACGGTTCGTGATCCCCATCGGTGCTACCATCAACATGGACGGTACAGCACTGTACGAAGCCGTCGCTGCCATATTTATAGCACAGATGAGAAAAGTTGATATGTCCTTCGGGAAGATTGTTGCTGTTAG TGTGACAGCCACAGCTGCTAGTATTGGAGCGGCGGGCATACCGCAGGCGGGGCTGGTTACCATGGTGATGGTCTTGGACACCGTGAACCTGCCCGCGGAGGACGTCTCTATCATCCTCGCGGTGGATTGGCTACT tGACAGATTCAGAACAACGATAAACGTGGTTTGCGATGCTCTCGGCGCTATTATTGTGACGTCACTCTCACAGGGAGACATTGAGAAGACACGAGCGTTACAGAACGAGAGAGAAGTAGCTGCCGGCCACGAGCTCGCTGAGTTAGAGAAGGGTGAACATTGA
- the LOC116772138 gene encoding uncharacterized protein LOC116772138, producing the protein MSNRKLWGEFEDEENNETVLQTVNFNPIIELGLQNIPEIPITVKSNPIEWPKPNLITHTIQLHAYSRQLSAIIDQGENAAYEGSRVDAINIPDPPPQPDLNVEHETVPPINFLPKQYCDFSLGRGPVILPFTPESHNRALKQCAAISIGHVGFAFSTNTALAAVADALDIYMTNMCKLLRTIVDRDASGLKSGFPDTISKLFADLNVGNLQDFYETRIVRYHAKIKNKCEDLRNQCEALAIGDIAPQLKLEEVPELHFPAALDGAFTPSLEPGFQMLHSLEQEQLQSLDLLDTVSTDDLKVESLEFSQPDTTKLPTLSPTAKKKRK; encoded by the coding sequence ATGTCGAATAGAAAATTGTGGGGAGAATTTGAAGATGAAGAAAACAACGAGACAGTGTTACaaacagttaattttaatCCGATCATTGAATTGggattacaaaatataccaGAAATTCCTATAACGGTAAAGTCGAATCCTATTGAATGGCCTAAACCAAATCTTATTACACATACGATACAATTACATGCTTACTCTCGCCAATTGTCAGCCATTATTGATCAGGGGGAAAACGCTGCTTATGAAGGTTCAAGAGTAGATGCAATAAACATACCCGATCCACCTCCACAACCAGACTTGAATGTGGAACATGAAACAGTACCGCCCATAAACTTTCTTCCAAAACAATACTGTGACTTCTCCCTTGGAAGAGGTCCAGTAATTCTACCATTTACTCCAGAAAGCCATAACCGTGCACTGAAACAATGTGCAGCAATATCCATTGGCCATGTAGGCTTTGCATTTAGCACCAATACAGCACTGGCTGCTGTGGCAGATGCTCTAGACATTTACATGACAAATATGTGTAAATTATTAAGGACTATTGTTGACCGAGATGCCAGTGGGCTAAAATCAGGCTTCCCAGACACCATTTCTAAATTGTTTGCAGATCTCAATGTGGGAAATCTTcaagatttttatgaaactcgCATTGTGAGGTACCatgctaaaataaaaaataaatgtgaagaTTTGAGAAACCAATGTGAAGCACTGGCTATTGGTGATATAGCTCCTCAATTGAAGTTAGAAGAAGTCCCCGAACTCCACTTCCCTGCTGCTCTAGACGGAGCCTTTACTCCATCCTTGGAACCAGGATTTCAAATGCTTCATAGTCTGGAACAAGAACAGCTACAAAGCCTAGACTTGTTAGACACTGTATCAACAGATGATTTAAAAGTGGAATCTTTGGAATTTTCCCAGCCAGATACAACTAAACTGCCAACATTGTCACCTACTgctaagaaaaaaagaaaataa
- the LOC116772181 gene encoding cyclin-dependent kinases regulatory subunit translates to MSRDIYYSEKYYDEEHEYRHVVLPKEMVKLVPKNHLMSEQEWRGIGVQQSQGWVHYMTHQPEPHILLFRRKKTTPPEKK, encoded by the exons ATGTCTAGGGATATTTACtattccgaaaaatattacgacGAAGAACATGAATACAG gcACGTCGTATTGCCAAAAGAGATGGTGAAGTTAGTGCCTAAAAACCATTTGATGTCGGAGCAGGAGTGGCGAGGTATAGGTGTGCAGCAAAGTCAAGGATGGGTGCACTACATGACACATCAACCtg AACCCCATATCCTTCTTTTCCGAAGAAAGAAGACGACTCCACCAGAGAAAAAGTAA